A genomic window from Vanessa cardui chromosome Z, ilVanCard2.1, whole genome shotgun sequence includes:
- the LOC124543316 gene encoding sodium/potassium/calcium exchanger 3-like, which translates to MIRNKLAVIAAVTIWLSLSYTTALEDFNVTDADDDYLTVFNYNGEEVYITKELMKKLNHESETWHWRPWLRTKTEVVGNIMQEVERSGEDSVNSFPVSIFDDEELRSGAFILYIMFGIYAFTLLAIVCNDYFIPCVEMICEDLKIPQNVAAATFMSVATSCPEFFVNVISTFLTQSDMGIGTIVGSAIFNLLGVAAVGSLAAVTPIPIDRRPVTRDVLIYMLNVGVLVAIVWDGQIVWYEATVLGVLYICYFIFMFNSMRIFTLIDTVIASCCKKNGKSEYVVSIDGKPVEEGVDNKGFNNSDAQINNGTNNEKMSVEKMEIDEKPKKGIFIFPKEKSLIYKIWWLYTWPLKFVLGLTIPSPITCQRFYPMAFLMCIIWIGVNSYFVSWSMTVLGHTFFIPESVMGMTFLAFGGCLPEACSIFIMSRKGEGGIGVSNALGANSLAILFALGLPWLIKTLTLLAQGVDTAVTINSAGIDFVVGSLLVAACLLWICLFIGKFKLRRSLGFVLICLYIVFITFAILVEMGIILDREIAF; encoded by the exons ATGATCCGAAATAAGTTGGCTGTGATCGCTGCTGTGACGATATGGCTATCTCTATCGTATACTACGGCTCTCGAGGATTTCA ATGTGACGGATGCGGATGATGATTATTTAACTGTGTTCAACTACAATGGCGAAGAGGTTTATATAACCAAGGAACTTATGAAGAAATTGAACCATGAGTCAGAGACGTGGCACTGGAGGCCCTGGCTGAGGACGAAAACGGAGGTGGTTGGGAATATCATGCAAGAAGTGGAACGGTCGGGCGAAGACTCGGTCAACAGCTTCCCAGTTAGTATATTCGATG ACGAAGAACTTCGAAGCGGTGCGTTCATACTATACATAATGTTTGGGATATACGCCTTTACACTATTGGCTATAGTGTGCAACGATTACTTCATACCCTGCGTCGAAATGATTTGCGAGGATTTAAAGATACCGCAG AACGTAGCGGCAGCTACTTTCATGTCAGTAGCAACATCTTGTCCTGAATTCTTCGTGAACGTGATCTCAACATTCCTCACGCAGTCCGACATGGGTATCGGCACCATCGTCGGCTCTGCCATATTTAACTTGCTGGGTGTCGCAGCTGTGGGCAGCTTGGCGGCAGTTACG ccaATTCCGATCGACCGCCGCCCTGTGACGAGGGACGTGCTCATCTACATGCTCAATGTTGGCGTATTGGTCGCCATCGTTTGGGATGGCCAAATCGTCTGGTATGAAGCGACGGTGCTTGGTGTTTTATACATCTGCTACTTCATTTTCATGTTCAACAGTATGAGAATATTTACCTTGATCGATACCGTCATCGCTTCTTGCTGTAAAAAGAACGGAAAGTCAGAAT ACGTAGTATCAATAGACGGGAAACCCGTGGAGGAGGGCGTCGATAACAAGGGATTCAACAATAGTGACGCTCAAATAAACAATGGAACGAATAATGAAAAGATGTCAGTGGAGAAAA TGGAAATCGATGAAAAACCAAAGAAGGGTATCTTCATATTCCCGAAGGAGAAGTCGTTGATCTACAAGATCTGGTGGCTGTATACTTGGCCACTGAAGTTCGTTTTGGGACTCACAATTCCGTCACCGATCACCTGCCAGAGATTCTATCCGATGGCTTTCCTGATGTGCATCATATGGATAGGCGTGAACTCTTACTTCGTATCTTGGAGTATGACTGTTTTAG gtCATACATTCTTTATACCTGAATCTGTTATGGGAATGACGTTCCTTGCATTTGGAGGCTGCCTCCCTGAAGCGTGTTCTATATTCATCATGTCAAGAAAAG GTGAGGGCGGTATTGGTGTTTCAAACGCGTTGGGGGCTAATTCATTAGCCATATTGTTCGCACTCGGTCTACCCTGGCTTATCAAAACCCTGACTCTCCTGGCTCAAGGAGTCGACACAGCCGTCACCATCAACTCAGCGGGCATCGATTTCGTGGTCGGCTCATTACTAGTAGCGGCCTGTCTGTTGTGGATCTGTTTGTTCATTGGCAAATTCAAGCTCAGAAGAAGCCTTGGTTTCGTACTTATTTGTCTGTATATAGTGTTTATTACCTTCGCGATCCTTGTCGAAATGGGCATTATACTAGACAGAGAAATTGCGTTTTAg
- the LOC124543413 gene encoding calcitonin receptor isoform X1 translates to MALTNTSLVDFEHSSQDESINNVKKRCYEHNDTFSSVLDYSPSNDTAIGPPCSRIFDGFRCWDETPAGETAFQPCPSYITDFDPTQHVYKKCSENGTWDMDPKTNQTLTDYTTCMNMEQDRTLSIVNQIYVYGYAISIVTLLISLTIFTYFRALRCTRIRMHVHLFGAFLVNNLSWIIWFKTVVNNAEVMRENGIWCQGLHILTHYFLVTSYSWMICEGFLLHMALVIVFLDDHLMMKYLVAVGWVTPIFIVGLYAIVRYFISGPTDRCWIDHSDALWVLIVPILLSLTVSFGILINVVRVVVTKLRPTPNQSIYTATKRAIRTALVLGPLFGIHFIVLPIRPPSETKGEQFFNILWALLTSLQGVCLSILYCFTNSEVIATIKLYYARVMSKNEDIPMTGGTGDQDLNTSKGNSDPSLYGIKRKWTQHIVLHLRNTCVNFT, encoded by the exons ATGGCGTTAACCAATACCAGCCTTGTCGATTTTGAGCATAGCTCACAGGACGAAAGTATCAATAACGTGAAAAAACGGTGCTACGAACACAATGACACTTTTAGTTCAGTCTTGGACTATAGTCCGTCAAACGATACAg CGATTGGCCCACCTTGTTCTCGAATTTTCGATGGTTTTCGTTGCTGGGATGAAACGCCCGCCGGCGAAACCGCTTTTCAGCCATGCCCATCATATATCACGGACTTCGATCCAACGCAACATGTGTACAAGAA ATGTTCCGAAAACGGTACCTGGGACATGGATCCCAAAACAAACCAAACTTTGACGGATTATACAACCTGCATGAATATGGAACAAGACCGG ACACTAAGTATCGTTAACCAAATATACGTATACGGATATGCAATTTCTATCGTTACCTTGCTAATATCCCTGACTATCTTCACCTACTTCCG CGCGTTGCGATGTACTAGGATTCGCATGCACGTGCATCTATTCGGCGCCTTCCTCGTAAACAATCTATCCTGGATTATTTGGTTTAAAACGGTCGTTAATAATGCTGAAGTAATGCGAGAAAATGGG aTTTGGTGCCAAGGCTTACACATTCTGACTCACTACTTTTTGGTAACAAGCTATAGCTGGATGATATGTGAAGGTTTTTTACTTCACATGGCACTGGTTATA gTTTTCCTAGATGACCATTTGATGATGAAATATTTGGTAGCAGTTGGATGGGTAACGCCTATATTTATCGTAGGACTCTATGCTATTGTACGATACTTCATATCTGGTCCCACTGACAG GTGCTGGATAGACCACAGTGATGCTTTATGGGTATTAATAGTACCTATTTTATTATCCCTAACAGTTTCATTTG GTATCCTCATAAATGTCGTCCGCGTCGTCGTCACCAAACTGCGACCGACACCGAATCAAAGCATTTACACGGCCACAAAGAGGGCGATACGCACTGCCTTGGTTCtg ggTCCTTTATTCGGTATACATTTTATAGTGTTACCGATTCGGCCACCATCTGAAACAAAAGGCGAACAATTCTTCAACATCTTATGGGCTCTGCTCACCAGTCTCCAG GGTGTTTGCCTGTCCATATTATACTGCTTTACTAATAGTGAAGTCATCGCAACCATAAAGCTGTACTACGCCCGCGTAATGAGCAAAAACGAGGATATTCCGATGaccg GAGGAACAGGAGACCAGGACTTGAATACTTCTAAAGGGAACTCTGATCCATCCTTATATGGAATTAAAAGGAAATGGACACAACATATTGTGCTTCACCTTAGGAACACTTGTGTGAACTTtacctaa
- the LOC124543413 gene encoding calcitonin receptor isoform X2, producing the protein MALTNTSLVDFEHSSQDESINNVKKRCYEHNDTFSSVLDYSPSNDTAIGPPCSRIFDGFRCWDETPAGETAFQPCPSYITDFDPTQHVYKKCSENGTWDMDPKTNQTLTDYTTCMNMEQDRTLSIVNQIYVYGYAISIVTLLISLTIFTYFRALRCTRIRMHVHLFGAFLVNNLSWIIWFKTVVNNAEVMRENGIWCQGLHILTHYFLVTSYSWMICEGFLLHMALVIVFLDDHLMMKYLVAVGWVTPIFIVGLYAIVRYFISGPTDRCWIDHSDALWVLIVPILLSLTVSFGILINVVRVVVTKLRPTPNQSIYTATKRAIRTALVLGPLFGIHFIVLPIRPPSETKGEQFFNILWALLTSLQGVCLSILYCFTNSEVIATIKLYYARVMSKNEDIPMTA; encoded by the exons ATGGCGTTAACCAATACCAGCCTTGTCGATTTTGAGCATAGCTCACAGGACGAAAGTATCAATAACGTGAAAAAACGGTGCTACGAACACAATGACACTTTTAGTTCAGTCTTGGACTATAGTCCGTCAAACGATACAg CGATTGGCCCACCTTGTTCTCGAATTTTCGATGGTTTTCGTTGCTGGGATGAAACGCCCGCCGGCGAAACCGCTTTTCAGCCATGCCCATCATATATCACGGACTTCGATCCAACGCAACATGTGTACAAGAA ATGTTCCGAAAACGGTACCTGGGACATGGATCCCAAAACAAACCAAACTTTGACGGATTATACAACCTGCATGAATATGGAACAAGACCGG ACACTAAGTATCGTTAACCAAATATACGTATACGGATATGCAATTTCTATCGTTACCTTGCTAATATCCCTGACTATCTTCACCTACTTCCG CGCGTTGCGATGTACTAGGATTCGCATGCACGTGCATCTATTCGGCGCCTTCCTCGTAAACAATCTATCCTGGATTATTTGGTTTAAAACGGTCGTTAATAATGCTGAAGTAATGCGAGAAAATGGG aTTTGGTGCCAAGGCTTACACATTCTGACTCACTACTTTTTGGTAACAAGCTATAGCTGGATGATATGTGAAGGTTTTTTACTTCACATGGCACTGGTTATA gTTTTCCTAGATGACCATTTGATGATGAAATATTTGGTAGCAGTTGGATGGGTAACGCCTATATTTATCGTAGGACTCTATGCTATTGTACGATACTTCATATCTGGTCCCACTGACAG GTGCTGGATAGACCACAGTGATGCTTTATGGGTATTAATAGTACCTATTTTATTATCCCTAACAGTTTCATTTG GTATCCTCATAAATGTCGTCCGCGTCGTCGTCACCAAACTGCGACCGACACCGAATCAAAGCATTTACACGGCCACAAAGAGGGCGATACGCACTGCCTTGGTTCtg ggTCCTTTATTCGGTATACATTTTATAGTGTTACCGATTCGGCCACCATCTGAAACAAAAGGCGAACAATTCTTCAACATCTTATGGGCTCTGCTCACCAGTCTCCAG GGTGTTTGCCTGTCCATATTATACTGCTTTACTAATAGTGAAGTCATCGCAACCATAAAGCTGTACTACGCCCGCGTAATGAGCAAAAACGAGGATATTCCGATGaccg CATAG